The DNA sequence CGCCGGCTCCTCCGCGTCCACGCGGTACGGGGTGTACGCCGCCACGAAGGCGGCCGTACGGTCCCTCGCGCGCACCCTGGCACTGGAACTCGCGGGGCGCTCCATCCGGGTCAACACCCTCAGCCCGGGCCCGATCGACACCCCGGCCCTGGCCGGCGCCCCGGCGCACGTGCGCGAGCGGGCGACCGCCGGGGTCCCGCTCGGCCGGGCCGGGCACCCCGAGGAGGTGGCCGCGGCGGCCCTGTTCCTGGCCTCGGGGGAGAGCAGCTTCATCACCGGGATCGAACTCTTCGTGGACGGCGGAGCCGGCCAGGTCTGACCCTTGACCAGCGGGTTCGTGTGGCTGAAAGTGACCGTACTGATCGACTGGGACGGGAAACATGACACCCGACGACCACGCCGTACGCTGCGAGGAACTCTTCGCGGTGGGTGGCTTCGCCAAGGTCCGGAGCGTGGCCGAATCCGGCCTGTCCGAGCTGGGATCCGACCCGGCGCTCTACCGGTGGCTCGGACTCGCGCACGCCGCGGAGGACGAGGACGACCACGACGCGGAGGCGGAGGCCGCCTACACGGCGGGGCTCGCGCGGTGGCCCGACGACCTCGGACTGCTCGTCTCGTACCTGGAGCTCTGCCTGCGGGCCGACAACTGGACGCATCCGCGCCGTGGCGGCAAGGCGGGTCCGCTCAGGGAGCGGATCGCCGAGCCGGCGCCGCCCGGGTCGCCCGAGGCAAGGCACTGGTACTGAGCGGGGCGTTGTCCTACAGCGTGTGGGGCTGGCTCTGGTACGTCCCCCTCCTCCTGGCCGACGCGAAGCTCAGGCAGGCCCGGCGGCCGGCCCGGCAGCGCGTGATCGCCGCGATGGAAGCACGACACGCCGAGACCAGCACCTCTTCCGCCACGGCCTAGCGCTCTGACCTCGCGGCCGGAAGGGTCAGCCGGAGACGCAGAACTCGTTGCCCGCGGGGTCCTGCAGCGTGGTCCACGCAAGGCCCGGCGCGGTGTGCTCGCCGACGACCCTCGCCCCCAGCTTCACCAGCCGGTCCACATCGGCCTCGCGGTCCGGAGAGGAGAAGTCGACATGGACACGGTTCTTGCCCGGCTTCTCCTCGGGCACACGCTGGAACCCCAGGACGAGAGGACGGGCCGCGAGGATGACGAACTCACCGAAGTCCTGGGCAACTTCCGCTCCCAGAACCACCGCCCACCAGTCGGCGAGCTCCCGGGGTTCCGCACAGTCAATCGTGATCATCTTCGCCGTCAGCTCCATGGACTTCACCGTAGAGCAGCAAGGATGACCGGCGCCTTCATCCACTGCCCGGCAACCCGGTGAACCTGCGCGGTCAGAGCACTAGACCGCCCTGAGGGTCAGCGCCCCTTCCCACGCCAGGTCGCCGGCCGAGCGGCCCACCATGATCTGGTACGTCCCGGGCTCCGTGCGCCAGGCCTTCTCGGTATCGGACCAGTGCCGCAGCGCGTGCGCCGGAACCCGCACTGCGGCGATCACCGAGGCGCCCGGTTCCGCGTGGACCGCGGCGTAGCCGGCGAACCAGCGGGCGGGCCGCTCGACGGTGGATTGCGGGCGGGCGAGGTATACCTGCACGACCTCACGGCCGGGCCGGCTGCCCGTGTTGCGTACCTGTACCCGGACCGTGAACGGGGAGCCCGCCACCGCTTCGTCCGGGGCGTGAATCGCCTCGTACTCCCAGCCGGTGTAGCCGAGGCCGTGGCCGAACCAGTAGGCGGGCTCCTTTCCGGTGCGGAGCCAGGCCCGGTGTCCGATGTGGATGCCGTCGTCGTAGGCGAGCCGGCCGTCGACGGGTCGGGCGTGGGTGACGGGTGCGTCGGCCAAGGAGGCCGCCCAGGTGGTGGGGAGGCGGCCGCCGGGCTCGGCGTCCCCGAACAGGACGTCGGCGAGCCCGGATCCCGCCTCTTGTCCGGGGAACCAGGTGAGCAGGACCGCACCCACCTCGTCGCGCCAGGGCAGTTCTACCGGGCCGCCGCTGTTGACCACCGCGATCGTGCGCGGGTTGACGGCTGCCACGGCGCGGACCAGCGCGTCCTGGTGGCCGCCCAGGCAGAGGTCGCCGCGATCGTGGCCCTCGGTCTCGGTGTGCTCGGTGGTGCCGACGACCACGATCACGGCGTCCGCGTCGCGGGCCGCCCGGACCGCTTCCGCGAGCGCGGCCGCCGCGTCGGGCTCCGGGGGCGCCGCCGCGACGATCGTGGCGCGCCCGGCTCCGGGGACCAGTTCGCGCCGGGCCGTCAGAAGAACGGGTTCCGTCGAGTCCACGGTCGCCCGCACCGCGTGGCGCGGCGGGTTCACGTGGACGATGGCCGGGTCGTCGGTGGTGCACGGGAACTCCCCGTCCAGCACGGTCCGGCCGCCGAGGGCGAGGCTCATGCGGCCGAAGCCCGCGACGGCGAAGGTCCATTCCCCCGTCGCCGGCGGCCTCAGGAGCGCGCTGATCTCCACCGTCCGCGCGGCGGGAACCACGGGCGGCTCCAACTGCGTTCCGGACAACCGGTGTTCCGCGTGGAGCTCGCGTCCCGCCTCGTCCAGGAGGCGGACCAGTACACCGGGCTTCCCCGATCGCGGGTCGCTGCACCAGCCGGTACCGAGGGGCGCGGGGGGAACGCCCAGCCCCGGACCGGGCACGTGCACGACCTGGGCCAGACCGTCCAGCCGGGCGCGAATCCCGTCGAGGGGAGTGACCACCCGCGCGGGGAAGACTCCCGCGCTGCCTCCGCCCTGCACCCGCGGGGAGCCGGCGTGCACGCCGATGACGGCGACCTTCCGCACGGAGGCCGGGGCGAGCGGAAGCACCCCGCGATTGGTCAACAGCACGGATCCCGCGGCCACGGTTCGGCGCAGCAGTGTCCGGGTCTCATCCGACCCGAACGCGGGGGCACTCGGGCGCCGGTTCGATTCCAGGGCCCCCACCCGCAGGGCCAGCCTCAGCAGGCGCCGCACCTTCTCGTCGACGGCCGCCTCGGGGACGTGGCCGTCCTCCACGGCCTGGACGAGCAGCACCTCCCACGGGCCCTGTGGTCCCGGCATGGCCAGGTCCAGTGCGGCGAGCGCCGGTTCCCTGGTCGAACGCAGGGCGCCCCAGTCGGAAACCACCACCCCGTCGAAGCCCCAGTCGCCCTTCAGCGGTTCGGCGAGCAGCGGATTGGCCGTCATGGTCGCGCCGTTCACGCCGTTGTACCCGGCCATCACCAGCCACACGCCCGCCTCGACAGCTGCCTCGAACGGCGCCAGATACACCTCGCGCAGCACCCGCTCGGAAGCCCGCACGTCCACGTGCATCCGCCCCGTCTCCGAGTCGTTGGCCACGTAGTGCTTGGCCGTGGCCGCCACCCCGGCCGCCTGGATGCCCCGGATCAGCGCCGCGCCCGTGCGGCCCGTCAGTACGGGATCCTCCGAGAAGCACTCGAAGTGCCGGCCTCCCAGCGGAGTGCGGTGCAGATTGAGCGTCGGCGCGAGGACGACGTCGACCCCTTTGCGGACCGCTTCGGAGGCGAGCAGACCCCCCAGTTCCTCGGTCAGGCCCTCGTCCCACAGTGCGCCGATCGCGGACGCCGAGGGCAGCAGGGCAGAGGTGAGCCGCTCGTCCCAGGCTTCGCCCCGCACCCCGGCGGGGCCGTCGGAGGTCACCATCTCGCGCAAGCCGATGGCCGGCTCGCCGGCCGTCCGCCATGTCGTGGCCCCGGACAGCAGCCGCACCTTCTGCACGAGGTCGAGCTTCTCCACCAGTCGATCGAGCATGTCCTCGCTCATCCCCACCCCATTCACGTGATCCGCTCCTCACCTATGGGAGAGCGCTCTCCAAGCCTGTGTGTGTCCCGCACGCACCGTCAAGTCCCCTTTGAGTCCACACTTTTGACATGACGGAAGACCCGGCTCGCCCCGTCGTGAAGACGGGGCGAGCCGGGCCCGTACGGAGGGCCGGCCGGGTCAGGGCAGCCGGTACTCCGCGTTCAGTACCGCGCCGCGGCCCGCGTGGTTCCGGTCAGGAGCAGCGCGGAGATCCGTAGGGGACGCACCGTCACCGGGTCAGCTGTAGACGCCGAACTCGTGGAGGGAGTAGCCCCAGCCGGTGCCGCGTGCGGTCAGGTTCAGCCGCACGAGGCGGGCGTTCGCCGACACGCTGATCGTGTCGATGTCGCCGTTGCCGGTCGTGGTGGTGTGGACGGTGCGCCAGTTGGCGCCGTCGTCGGAGACGTGCACCTCGTAGGACTTGGCGTACGCCGGGTCCCAGACCAGCTGCAGGGTGCGGATCGCGGTGGAGGCTCCGAGGTCCACCCGGATCCACTGCGGGTCGCTCCAGTCGCTGGCCCAGCGGGTGCCGGCCTTGCCGTCCGTCGCGTTGGCCGGCGCGCAGGGGCAGTCCCCGTACTGGGCCTGGAAGGAGGAGGCGGTGGTCGGCTTGTTCAGCGCCACGTTGGTGCCGCTCACCGGCGGGGCGACGACCTTCACCGACTTGGTCTCGATGCCCGCGTTGCCGCGGCCGTCCTCGGCCTGGATGTAGACCTTCCAGACACCGAGCTTCTCGGGAGCGGTGACCGCGAAGGTCCCGTTGCCCGTCGCGCGCCACTGCGCCTCGACCAAGCGCTTGTCGCCGTTCGCGTAGTTGCCGCTGAGGAAGATCTTGTACGTCAGGGGGTCGTTCTGCGCGTCACTGACGTTGGCTCGGACGGTGAACTCCCCGCCGGCCGGCGCCTGCGCGGCCTGGTCGACGACCATGTTGCTGATGACCGGCGGCGTGTTGTCACCCGCGGTCGACCCGGTGTAGGCCTTCTTCACCGCGTAGTACGACAGCCGCTTGAGCCCGTCGGGCAGCAGGTTGAACCAGATGCCCCCGAAGTCGTGCTCGATGCCGTAGTGGAACATCGTGGCGCCCAGGGCCACGCCCTGGTGACCGGTGATGCAGTTCCAGGCGGTGGTGTAGCCCTCGGCGGTCTGGACGTCGGTCTTCTGATCGGGGATGCCGTTCGCGTCGTTCGGCACCTCCCACTCGCCGGCCGGGCCCGTCTCGGTGATGATGTAGGGCTTGTTGTAGCCGCCGTCCACCCAGTCCTGCCTGACCCCGCAGATGTCGCCGTAGGAGTTCATCGAGTACAGGTCGAGGTCCGGGGCGTTGCGCTTGTAGTACGGCCACGCGCCCGTCCAGGCGTCGGTCGAGGTGACCGGGTGGTCCGGGTCGATGGTGTGGATCTTCTTGGCCACGTCGTTGACGAACGTGGTGTAGGCGTTGCGCTGCGCCTCCAGCTCGGTGCCGCTGTAGCAGTTCTGCAGGCCGAGCACGGATTCGTTGCCGACGTTCCACATGAGCGTGGCCGGGTGCGACTTGTAGGTGTCCACCCACTTCGCGAACTCGGTCAGCATGTTGCTCTTGTACGCCGCGTCGGTCACGTAGTTGACGCAGCCGCCCGAGCCGGGACCGCCGCCGGGCTGCAGCCAGAACCCGTTGATGACGCGGACGCCGTTCGCCGCGGCCGTGTCGAGCAGGGGCTTGCTCGACGCGTCGGTGCCCCAGGTGCGGATGGTGTTGACGCCCATCGACTTCACGTCGGGCATGTACTTCGGGGCGTCGGCGAAGGACGGGCCCCAGGTGAGGCCCTTGACGGTGTACGGCTGCCCTCCGACGGTCAGTTGCCAGTTGCCCTGGGAGCCGGCCACGCGCACCGCGCCCTGGGCCGGGGGTTCCGCCGAGGTGGTGCCGTAGACCTGGAACTCCCAGAGGGAGTAGCCGTAGCCGCCGGAGCGGACCAGGCCGTTCATCCGTACGTAGCGGCCGCTGCCGGAGACGGCGATCTCGTCGGTGCCGCCGTCACTGCCGGTGACGGATTTGGCGGTGCGCCAGTTCGTTCCGTCGTCCGAGACCTGGATGTCGTAGTTCTTGCCGAAGGCGCCCTCCCAGGTGAGGACGACACGGCTGAGGCTGCGGCCGGCGCCGAGGTCGACCTGGATCCATTCGGCGTCGCGCCAATGGCTGGCCCAGCGGGTGCCGGTGAGGTTCCCGTCGAAGGCGGCGGCCGCGGAGTAGCCCTCGCCCTCCTGGGAGGAGGCGGTGGCCGGCTTGCCCTGGGAGAGCAGGGTTTCCGCGGCGCCCGCGGTGGGGGCGGAGACCAGCGTGAGGGAAGAGGCGAACAGGGCTCCGAGTGCGACGAGGGCGGACGCGGCGCGCGTGCGGCGGGGTGGGGTGCCTGTGGAGGGGGGACGGGTCGACATTGCGGCTCCTGGTGTCAATGGCGGTGGGAACTGACCAGCTCTCCCGTGGGGGGGCGCCTCGCCCGCGCGACAGCGCTCTCTGTGTCGACGGGCACGGCCCTGCCAGGTGCTCGGGCCTCGCTCCGGCCGGGAATGCCGGGCTGGTCGATGTGTGCTCAAGGGCCCCTGGGCCGGGGCGCGGAGGTCGGTTCACCCGGCCCAGGGGAGTTGAGCCCGGCTCCGTGGGTCGGCGGAGCCGGTGGAGCGGTGGTGCCCCGGGCCGCGGCGGCAGGGCGGAAACCGGGCCCGGGGAGTTGGGGCCGGCTCCGTGGGTCGGCGCAACCGGCGGGGAGGGACGGCGGCTCAGGGGAAGGAGACCACCGTCGAGGGGACCGTCGAGGTGCCCGCGGGAACGGTGGATGCCCCGGTGTCGTTGATGACGTGCTCGTAGTGGCCGTTGCCGCCGAGCGACACCGTCAGGAGGCTGTGGAACGTGACGCCCGGCTTCACGGGGGCCTTGAACCCGTGGTCCTGGCGGATGTTCGGATCCACGTTGTAGTTGCAGTAGCTGCCGAGGCCCCAGGCTTCGTGCGTGGTCACCGAGTCGTCGACCCGGTAGGCGGCGTAGCCCTTGGTGGCGCCGTTCTGGACGGCGGCCTGGTTCGGGGCGTCGTACGCCTTCTCGTTCTGGTAGAAGATCGTCTTTCCTCGCTCGCCGAACCACTCCACGTCGTACTTGTTGAAGTGCTCGACGAACAGGCCCGTGGCCAGGACATCGTCACCCGTGACCCGCACCCCGTAGTCGGCGCGGTTGGTCTCCCAGCCCACGCCCTCGCCGTGGTCGGCGCGCCACACCCAGGTGTGGTCGACGATGGTGTCGTCGCTGTTGACGACCATGCTGGTGGTCGCCTTGCCCGCGCCCGCCCCGCCGACGCGGATGTAGACGTCCTGGACGGTCGTCGGGTTCGCGGCGTGGTCGGCGGAGGCACCGGCCGGACCGACTTCCAGGAGGGTCGGGGAGTTGACCGGTCCGGCATCGATGAGGAAGCCGGCGAGCCGGACCCCGTCCACGTCGGCCACCTTCATGGCGGTCACCCCGTTGTCCGGGATGACGGTGGCCAGGCCCAGGCCCAGCACGATCGTGCCGGGCCGGTTGACGTTGATGGTCTGGTCGACGTGGTAGATGCCGGGCGTGAACAGCAGGTGCAGGCCCTGGGCGAGCGCGCTGTTGATGGTGGCGGCCGTCGCTCCGGGCTTGACCACGTAGAACTTGCTCAGCGGGACCGACTCGCCCTGGGGCGCGCCGCTCGCCCAGGTGGTACCGCGCGCGTTGGTGCGCTTGGCCGGCGCGAAGACCTTGTACTCGTTCCCGTCCAGGTAGAGGAAGGGCTTCTCCCGTGAGACGGGGGTGGTGTCGAGGGTGGTGTAGCGGGGCTCCGGGAAGGAGTTGGCGGGAGCGCCCTCGACGCCGGAGAAGGTCATGTTCCACACGCCGTTGGTCCAGCCGCCGATGGTGCTGTCGCGGGTGTACCACTGCTGCTGCGAGTACGGGCCGACCGTGCCGTCGACCTTGCTGTCGGCGATGTAGCCGCCACTGGCCCAGCCGTACCCGGCGGGGGCGAGGTTGAGGTCGCCCTTGACGTGCATCCGGCGGAAGGAGGCCGCCTGGGACACCGCCCAGCGGTTGGTGCCGCTGACCGGCTTGACGGCGAAGTTCTCGGCGGCGCGCCAGAAGTTCTGGGTGGCGTTGCCGCCGAACCAGCCGGCGTCCACGGTCACGTCGCCGTTGAAGGTGGTGTCGTCCGGGTTCAGGCCGAGGCCGGCGATCTGGGTGTAGAAGCCGATCTGGGCGTTGATGTTGTCGTACGTGCCCGGCTTGAACAGGAAGGCGTGCCGGCCGCTGCCGAACTGCGCCGACTCCTGCTCGCGGAAGACCTGGTCCAGCTTGTCCTGGATACCGGGGGTCGCGGGGTCGATGACGTGCACGTTGGGGCCCAGGTCGCCGCCGCCCGGCAGGGTCGGGCCGCCGCCGTCGCCCCCGGTGGTACCGAACACCTTGAACTCCCACAGCGAGTAGCCGTAGCCGGTGGCCCGGGTGACGCCCTGCATGCGGACGTAGCGGGCGGTCCCGGTGATGCTCACGGTTTCGGTGCCGCCGGAGCCGGTGGCCGTGGAATGGGCCGTGGACCAGTCGGTGCCGTTGGTCGACAGTTCGATCCGGTAGGCCTTCGCGTAGGCGGCCTCCCACTGCAGGACGACCTTGCTCAGCGCGGTCGCGGCGCCGAGGTCGACCTGCAGCCACTGGGCGTCGGAGGCCGCGCTGGACCACCGGGAGCCGTTGTCGCCGTCGACGGCGTCGGCTGCCGGGGTGCCGTAGTGCTCCTGGCTGGAGGCCGTGACCGACTTGCCCTGGGAGAGCAGTGGCGGCTCGGCCGAGGCGGCGGGGGCCGCCGGCGCCAGCGCGAGCAGGCTGCCGAAGAGGGCGGTCGTGACCGCCCCGGCGATCCCCCTCCGGGTGGAAACTGGACGTCGTCTGCGTGGCGACGCATCGACGGGTATGCCAGTGGGCATCGGTGCTCCTTTAACGAACCTGAAACGGGAGAGCGCTCTCCAGACCTTGCCCGTAACGCGATCGACCGGTCAAGGAGCTTGACGACTTTTCTTTCGTCTTTCATTAAGTAGCGAGGGGTGCGGGTACGAGAGGACGGACCCCAGTCCGGAGGATGGGGCGCATGAGGCGGGGGCCTGGGGCGCGGTGCTACGCGATCCGGCCCGGCTCCCGGTGCCGCGCGGCGCGCGGGGCCTGCCCGTACGGCGCGTACGGCGCGTACGGCGGGACGCTCGGCGTGCTGAACCGACCGGGTCCGCGCACGCTTGATGCATGGCCGACCAGGCACAGGTCACCGTCCACCCCGTCGCCCCCACGGGCGGCCGACGGGTGACCGCCCACGTGCACGGCAGCGATGCGCCACTCGGCGTGGCCCATGGCATGTCCGATGTGGCCGAGTTCCTGCGGCGGGCGGGCTGGCTCGACGAGGAGGACTGGCCGCCGATCACGTGGCGTGGCGGCGGGCCGGCGGTCTGGGGAGGCGAGCCGGATGCCGGAGCGTGACGCATGGCGGCAGTGGGGCGTACCACTGGAGCCGCCGCAGAGCCTTCTCCACCCTCCGACGGGCCGGCCCGTCGACGACAACCACCGGACGATGATCCTCGACTGGGCGGTCAACCAGTACATCGCCAACGGGTGGCGCGTGGAGTCGCGCTCCCCCACCCAGGCCGTGCTGGTCCGCGGGGAACAGGTGAACCACGTGCTGCACGCCGTCCTGACCGTGTTCACCTGTCTGCTGTGGGGCATCGTGTGGCTGGCGGTCGCCGCGATGAGCAAGGTCGAGCGGGTCGCGCTCACCGTGGACCAGGGCGGGCACGTACAGGCCGTACAGGGGCCGGGCTGAACCCGGACGCACGGCAGCCCTCCCGTGGGGAGCCGGGAGGGTGCCGGGCCCGGGATGGTCCGGAGCCACACCATAGGCAGCGGAACACGCAGGCCGGTAGGCATATGACAGGGTAAGTTCCGGATGCTCCGTCCCCCGGCGCCGGGCCGGGCAAGATCCGAAAGAGACGGCCCGGCCGCCGGATTACGCGTGGAGCCGGCCGTGGCTGCGGACGATGTCCGCGTAGCGGCGGCCGCTGGACTTGACGGTGCGCTTCTGGGTCTCGTAGTCGACGTGGACGAGGCCGAAGCGCTTGTCGTAGCCGTAGGCCCACTCGAAGTTGTCCAGCAGGGACCAGGCGTAGTAGCCGGCCAGCGGAGCGCCCTGGCGGACGGCGCGGGCACAGGCTGCCAGGTGCTGCTCGAGGTAGGCGGTGCGCTCGGGGTCGTCGACCGCGCCGTCGGGGCCGACGGTGTCGGGGAACGCGGAGCCGTTCTCGGTGACGTAGAGCTTCCGCACCCCGTAGTCGTTGGTGAGGCGCAGCAGCAGGGATTCGATGCCGTTGGCGTCGATCTGCCAGTCCAGGCCGGTGCGCGGTACGTCCGGGAGGCGGACCTCGCGGGCGAAGGGGACCGGACCGGTGGCGTCGTTGGCGACGGTGGCGGGGAAGTAGTAGTTGAGGCCGTGCCAGTCGAGGGGCGCGGCGATGGTCTCCAGGTCGCCGGGGCGCTCGGGCAGCTCCACGCCGTACAGCGCCCGCATGTCGGCGGGGAAGCCGCGTCCGTAGACCGGGTCGAGCCACCAGCGGTTGGTGTGTCCGTCCATGCGGACGGCGGCGGCGAGGTCCTCGTGGTCGTCCGTGGCGGGTACCACCGTGGAGTGGTTGGTGACGAGGCCGATCTGCGCGCCGGGTGCTGCGGCACGGATGGCCTGGGTGGCCAGGCCGTGGCCCAGCAGGAGGTGGTAGGAGGCGCGGACGGCGGCGGTCAGGTCGGTCAGACCGGGGGCCATCCGGCCTTCCAGGTGGCCGATCCAGCCCGAGCAGAGCGGTTCGTTGAGGGTGGCCCACTGGGTGACGCGGTCGCCGAGCCGCTGCGCGACGGCGGAGGTGTAAGTGGCCAGGTGTTCGGCGGTCTCGCGGACGGTCCAGCCGCCGCGGTCCTGCAGGGCCTGGGGAAGGTCCCAGTGGTAGAGGGTCACCGAGGGGGTGATGCCGGCTTCCAGGAGCCCGTCGATCACCTTGTCGTAGAAGTCGAGGCCTCTGGCGTTGACCGGTCCGGAGCCGTCGGGGACGATGCGCGGCCAGGCGATCGACATGCGGTAGGCGTTGGTGCCCAACTGCTTCATGAGGGAGATGTCCTCGGGCCACCGGTGGTAGTGGTCGCAGGCCTCGTCACCGGTGTCGCCGTTGTCGACCTTGCCGGGCGTATGGGAGAACGTGTCCCAGATGGACGGCCCGCGGCCGTCCTCCTTGACCGCTCCCTCTATCTGGTACGCGGAAGTGGCCGTGCCCCAGGCGAAGTCCTGAGGGAAGGCGCCGAGGTCAATGGAATCCGACACAGCAAGCCTTTCGAAGATCAATGGGAGGGGGCTACTTGACGGCGCCGGCGGTCAGCCCGGTGACGAGGTAGCGCTGGAGGAGGAGGAAGCCGCCGACGACGGGCAGGCTCACGACGAGCGAGGCGGCCATGACCTGGTTCCAGTACACGTCGTTCTGGGTCGAGTAGCCCTGCAGGCCCACCGCGAGGGTGCGGGTCGCGTCGTTGGTCATGACCGAGGCGAACAGCACTTCGCCCCAGGCGGTCATGAAGGCGTAGACGGCGACGGCGACGATGCCGGGGATCGCGGCGGGCACGATGACGCGGAACAGCGCGCCGAGCGGACCGCAGCCGTCGACCTTGGCGGCTTCGTCGAGGTCCCTGGGGACCGAGTCGAAGTATCCGATCAGCATCCAGATCGAGAAGGGCAGCGAGAACGTCAGGTAGGTGAGGATCAGCCCGGCGCGCGAGCCGAACAGCGCGATCCCGGTGGCGTTGCCGATGTTGACGTAGATGAGGAACAGCGGCAGCAGGAAGAGGATGCCGGGGAACATCTGCGTCGACAGCACCGTGACGGTGAAGACCCGCTTGCCGCGGAAGGAGTAGCGGCTGACGGCGTAGGCCGCGAAGATCGCGATGACGACGGAGAAGACGGTCGCCGCCCCGGCCACGATCAGCGAGTTCATGAAGTAGTCGCCGAGGGGGACGGTCTTCCAGATGTCGAAGTACGGCTGGACGGTCAGGCCCGAGGGGATCCACTGGAACTTCCCCGACACGTCCTGCAGCGGCTTCAGGGAGCTGGAGATCATGACGTACACCGGCAGCAGGACGAACCCGGTGAGGAGCGTCAGGAACACCAGCCGGCTCACGAGGAACGACTTGGGGGGCGCCATGGGCGACCGGGACTGCACCGCCTGAGTGTGCTTAGGCATCGGTGGCGCTCCTTCCTCGGGAGGTGAACAGGAGGTAGAGGCCGGTCACCACGAGCAGGAACAGCAGCAGCAGGACGGACATCGCCGAACCGGTGCCGAAGTTCCAGGTCTGGAACGAGGACTGGTAGATGTGGATGGAGATGAGGTCGGCCGAGGCCGGCGCCGATTTGCCGAACAGGACGAACGGCGTGTTGAAGTCGTTGAACGTCCACAGGAACAGCACCAGGATCAGGACCTGGTTGACCGGGCGCAGCGAGGGGAGCGTGATGCGGCGGATCTGCTGCCAGACTCCCGCTCCGTCCAGGGCCGCGGCCTCGTAGATCTCGCGGGGGATGTTCTGCAGGCCGGCCATCATGATGAGGAAGGCGAAGGGCCAGCCTTTCCAGACCGAGACGACCAGCAGGGTGACGAAGGCGTTGTCGCCGATGAGCCAGAACGGCGGGCTGTCGGTGAGACCGAGCTGGTCGTGGATGACGTGGTTCACCAGGCCGTTGTCGCGCTGGAACATGAAGGCCCAGGTGATGACGGCGGCGTAGACGGGCAGCGCGTACGGCACCAGGAAGATGGTGCGCAGGATGCCCCGGCCCTTGAACGTCTCCTGCATGAAGATCGCGGCCGCCGTGCCGATCAGCCAGCACAGTCCCACGGAGAAGAAGGTGAACAGGCACGTGGTGAGGAAGGAGCTCAGCAGTGCCTCGCCGACCGGTGCGTCGAAGTCGACGGTCAGGGAGTAGTTGTCCAGGCCGGCCCAGGGCGCGTTGCCCCAGTCGCGGAGGTAGAACTGGGTGAGTTCCTTGAAGCTGACCACGATGCCGATGACCATCGGGATCAGGTGGACCAGGAGCTCGAGGACGAGTGCGGGGAGCAGCAGCAGGTACGGCAGGGAGATGCGGCGGAGCCGCCCGGAGCGGCGGGTGCGCGGCGCCGCTCCGGGGTGGTTCTTCCGTACCGTCCGCTTGCCCGTGCGCGGGGGGGCGGTGGTGGTCATGAGGTATCCGTGCCTACTTCTTGGGCATCTGCTGCTGGGCCTTCTCGAGCTTGGCCTTCACCGACTCCGGCGTCACCGGACGGCCGGCCGCCGCGTCGGCGAAGAGCTCCTTGACCGCGGTGCCCACCACCGTCTCGAACTGCGACTCCTCGGGGACCTGCGGCAGGGCGGAGGCGCTCTTGGCGAGGGTGTCGCGCAGGACGGACAGACCGGGGGTGTTGAAGGCGGGGTCCGTCTGCGCGGACTTGACCGGCGGGATGGAGCCGTAGGCCTTGTTGAGGACCTTCTGCTCCTCGTCACCGGTCATGAAGTTCACGAACTTCGTGGCGCCGTCGAGGTTCTTGGTGTTCTTGAAGACGGCCATGTTGATGCCGGCGACCATCGAGTTGGTGGAGGTGCCCTGTCCCGGCGCGCCGGACTGCACGGGCGCGGGGACGACGCCCCACTCGT is a window from the Streptomyces sp. NBC_01244 genome containing:
- a CDS encoding discoidin domain-containing protein — translated: MSTRPPSTGTPPRRTRAASALVALGALFASSLTLVSAPTAGAAETLLSQGKPATASSQEGEGYSAAAAFDGNLTGTRWASHWRDAEWIQVDLGAGRSLSRVVLTWEGAFGKNYDIQVSDDGTNWRTAKSVTGSDGGTDEIAVSGSGRYVRMNGLVRSGGYGYSLWEFQVYGTTSAEPPAQGAVRVAGSQGNWQLTVGGQPYTVKGLTWGPSFADAPKYMPDVKSMGVNTIRTWGTDASSKPLLDTAAANGVRVINGFWLQPGGGPGSGGCVNYVTDAAYKSNMLTEFAKWVDTYKSHPATLMWNVGNESVLGLQNCYSGTELEAQRNAYTTFVNDVAKKIHTIDPDHPVTSTDAWTGAWPYYKRNAPDLDLYSMNSYGDICGVRQDWVDGGYNKPYIITETGPAGEWEVPNDANGIPDQKTDVQTAEGYTTAWNCITGHQGVALGATMFHYGIEHDFGGIWFNLLPDGLKRLSYYAVKKAYTGSTAGDNTPPVISNMVVDQAAQAPAGGEFTVRANVSDAQNDPLTYKIFLSGNYANGDKRLVEAQWRATGNGTFAVTAPEKLGVWKVYIQAEDGRGNAGIETKSVKVVAPPVSGTNVALNKPTTASSFQAQYGDCPCAPANATDGKAGTRWASDWSDPQWIRVDLGASTAIRTLQLVWDPAYAKSYEVHVSDDGANWRTVHTTTTGNGDIDTISVSANARLVRLNLTARGTGWGYSLHEFGVYS
- a CDS encoding glycoside hydrolase family 3 C-terminal domain-containing protein; this encodes MSEDMLDRLVEKLDLVQKVRLLSGATTWRTAGEPAIGLREMVTSDGPAGVRGEAWDERLTSALLPSASAIGALWDEGLTEELGGLLASEAVRKGVDVVLAPTLNLHRTPLGGRHFECFSEDPVLTGRTGAALIRGIQAAGVAATAKHYVANDSETGRMHVDVRASERVLREVYLAPFEAAVEAGVWLVMAGYNGVNGATMTANPLLAEPLKGDWGFDGVVVSDWGALRSTREPALAALDLAMPGPQGPWEVLLVQAVEDGHVPEAAVDEKVRRLLRLALRVGALESNRRPSAPAFGSDETRTLLRRTVAAGSVLLTNRGVLPLAPASVRKVAVIGVHAGSPRVQGGGSAGVFPARVVTPLDGIRARLDGLAQVVHVPGPGLGVPPAPLGTGWCSDPRSGKPGVLVRLLDEAGRELHAEHRLSGTQLEPPVVPAARTVEISALLRPPATGEWTFAVAGFGRMSLALGGRTVLDGEFPCTTDDPAIVHVNPPRHAVRATVDSTEPVLLTARRELVPGAGRATIVAAAPPEPDAAAALAEAVRAARDADAVIVVVGTTEHTETEGHDRGDLCLGGHQDALVRAVAAVNPRTIAVVNSGGPVELPWRDEVGAVLLTWFPGQEAGSGLADVLFGDAEPGGRLPTTWAASLADAPVTHARPVDGRLAYDDGIHIGHRAWLRTGKEPAYWFGHGLGYTGWEYEAIHAPDEAVAGSPFTVRVQVRNTGSRPGREVVQVYLARPQSTVERPARWFAGYAAVHAEPGASVIAAVRVPAHALRHWSDTEKAWRTEPGTYQIMVGRSAGDLAWEGALTLRAV
- a CDS encoding discoidin domain-containing protein, producing the protein MPTGIPVDASPRRRRPVSTRRGIAGAVTTALFGSLLALAPAAPAASAEPPLLSQGKSVTASSQEHYGTPAADAVDGDNGSRWSSAASDAQWLQVDLGAATALSKVVLQWEAAYAKAYRIELSTNGTDWSTAHSTATGSGGTETVSITGTARYVRMQGVTRATGYGYSLWEFKVFGTTGGDGGGPTLPGGGDLGPNVHVIDPATPGIQDKLDQVFREQESAQFGSGRHAFLFKPGTYDNINAQIGFYTQIAGLGLNPDDTTFNGDVTVDAGWFGGNATQNFWRAAENFAVKPVSGTNRWAVSQAASFRRMHVKGDLNLAPAGYGWASGGYIADSKVDGTVGPYSQQQWYTRDSTIGGWTNGVWNMTFSGVEGAPANSFPEPRYTTLDTTPVSREKPFLYLDGNEYKVFAPAKRTNARGTTWASGAPQGESVPLSKFYVVKPGATAATINSALAQGLHLLFTPGIYHVDQTINVNRPGTIVLGLGLATVIPDNGVTAMKVADVDGVRLAGFLIDAGPVNSPTLLEVGPAGASADHAANPTTVQDVYIRVGGAGAGKATTSMVVNSDDTIVDHTWVWRADHGEGVGWETNRADYGVRVTGDDVLATGLFVEHFNKYDVEWFGERGKTIFYQNEKAYDAPNQAAVQNGATKGYAAYRVDDSVTTHEAWGLGSYCNYNVDPNIRQDHGFKAPVKPGVTFHSLLTVSLGGNGHYEHVINDTGASTVPAGTSTVPSTVVSFP
- a CDS encoding VOC family protein yields the protein MELTAKMITIDCAEPRELADWWAVVLGAEVAQDFGEFVILAARPLVLGFQRVPEEKPGKNRVHVDFSSPDREADVDRLVKLGARVVGEHTAPGLAWTTLQDPAGNEFCVSG